The Penaeus chinensis breed Huanghai No. 1 chromosome 16, ASM1920278v2, whole genome shotgun sequence sequence ttgtcctatcatcatcattgtcattatcatcgttattatcattattagcattgttattactgtcattattattaatattattattattttcatcatcatctttattattattaatttcatccttattattgttttcattatttttacctcttcattatttcattatgattagttttgttattattatcattacccttattgtcATGACTGGCATTTGCATTActgattttttatatcattatcaccattgtcattattattgttaatattattatcattattgtcatcattattatttttatcattattattagaagcagcagtaatagtattactattactgttattactgttgttgttactatcattatggttattaccatcatgattatgttatctcaatcattatcattgttatttctattatatctatcatcattattgttgtcattgttattatcactgttattattatcatccctatctggttattatcattatttgttttcatttgtccTATTACTtttatggtattgttattatctatattatcaatgttgttgttattaatactattgttattattgttttttttttgtatgattagCATAAGCATTAGCATTgacattagcattatcgttatcattattatttttattattataatgattattattgttattattggtagtagtattgttattatttttattattatcatcattattattatcactattcttatcattatttctttttattattattacagtttttcttactgttgctattactattattaatatcattatcattattgttattataattattactttaattatttttgttgtcttttttttttttgtgtgtgtgtgtgtcctgcatgCCCGGCCATACCCTCACCGCTTcgtaacctctccctctcctcttcccaggATCTGGTCATCTCCGACCGCTCGACCATCGGCCTGGCCTCCACCGTCATCGGCTTCCATATCGAGAACTGTAACAGCTCCGTCATCGTGAAGTCGCACTCGTTCGACAACCTCTTCAACCTGGAGAGAATAAGTTTCCGCAACATCTTCCACCTGAAGCTAGAGAGCCGCAGCTTGGACCTCGAGAACTACAACCCTAAGGACTTCCAGCTGAGCATCGACTCGGTCCTGAACCTATCGCTCCAGAAGGAAGCCGTCCAGCTAGAGGGGCACGGGGGCTCGCGCATGGGCACCGGCGTCACCATCAAGAATTCCTTCGTCATCGAGATGGCGCCAGCATCCATCACGGGGTCACTGAAGGAGCTGAATTTCGAGAACCTCATCTTCGGCCCGCTGGTGCAAACCGAGACCGTCGACGTCGGTTCCAGAGGGTGTGCAGTGAGCCTCGCGAACTGCGACGTCTCCAACTACGGCCTCAATTCCGCCTGGCTCACCGGCCACGTGACCCACCTGTCGCTTGTGAACAACACCCTGACTCTGTTCCCCGACGCCTTCTCCGGCATAACGATGGTCGGGAGCAAACCAAGCCTTACCTTGAAGAACAACGTCCTAGG is a genomic window containing:
- the LOC125033371 gene encoding uncharacterized protein LOC125033371, translating into MRPLSLLAYLVLMLTMASGTRGQACPMGTLSDQCRCEHANPGTFRITCSCKTGQDLVISDRSTIGLASTVIGFHIENCNSSVIVKSHSFDNLFNLERISFRNIFHLKLESRSLDLENYNPKDFQLSIDSVLNLSLQKEAVQLEGHGGSRMGTGVTIKNSFVIEMAPASITGSLKELNFENLIFGPLVQTETVDVGSRGCAVSLANCDVSNYGLNSAWLTGHVTHLSLVNNTLTLFPDAFSGITMVGSKPSLTLKNNVLGQLGNQTAPSLLSGLLNLNTSGAAVEVEATNNHVACGCDDLVWLLEEPSTHLKWQVRLSLVCPNGLIKEAIDKCRPGGTSSSSVSVASKTLGLTLILLLVLKCVY